The Helicoverpa armigera isolate CAAS_96S chromosome 18, ASM3070526v1, whole genome shotgun sequence genome has a window encoding:
- the LOC110380529 gene encoding lysozyme, translated as MRLLFFVTLIGFSCFCNEVFGVHISNLSGSCFRCLCHVAGCDMTRGCSDGYCGPFFISRVYWVDAGKITLPDDDPERQEAFEDCARDYHCSIRIIESYMAKFGKDCNHDGVTDCFDYMMINYHGGRGCSKPLFLTQSGRRWLKSYLECRF; from the exons ATgagattgttattttttgtgactttgattggattttcttgtttttgcaATGAAGTATTTG GAGTGCACATATCAAACCTGAGTGGCTCGTGTTTCCGATGCCTCTGTCACGTGGCCGGGTGTGACATGACGAGGGGCTGCAGTGATGGGTACTGCGGTCCGTTCTTCATATCCAGGGTGTACTGGGTAGATGCAGGGAAGATAACCTTGCCTGATGATGATCCGGAGAGGCAAGAAG CTTTTGAAGACTGTGCCAGAGACTACCACTGCTCGATCAGAATCATTGAGAGCTACATGGCGAAGTTTGGAAAA GACTGCAACCACGACGGCGTAACGGACTGCTTCGACTACATGATGATCAACTACCACGGCGGGCGCGGCTGCTCCAAGCCTCTGTTTCTCACGCAGTCAGGGAGGAGGTGGCTCAAGTCTTACCTTGAGTGTCGCTTTTGA
- the LOC110380530 gene encoding low density lipoprotein receptor adapter protein 1, whose product MTMLLRKMWKTHSKHKKLCEEWALAECEDEGWWRETRDASSGEMDVRYAGTAPVERAASAPATALAVRSALHSAKLINKKLQRVNLNISARGIVVSDYDSQENVISVSIYRISYCSADAANARVFAVVEGKPAGGSAENHVVHVFVCTRRKHARALALSLAHAFNDAYQEWQANLNQGSSLGSDNKRLAPWVRFQEESDDELDTEDWQSPAPLVSFA is encoded by the exons ATGACGATGCTTTTAAGAAAAATGTGGAAAACTCATTCCAAACATAAAA agctaTGTGAGGAGTGGGCTCTTGCAGAGTGTGAGGATGAAGGCTGGTGGCGAGAGACCCGTGATGCCAGCTCCGGTGAGATGGACGTGCGGTATGCAGGCACGGCGCCGGTGGAACGCGCAGCCTCTGCCCCCGCCACTGCGCTTGCTGTCAGATCTGCTCTGCATTCTGCTAAAT TAATAAACAAGAAACTGCAGCGGGTCAACTTGAACATAAGCGCAAGAGGCATCGTTGTGAGTGACTACGACTCCCAGGAAAATGTTATCAGCGTTTCCATTTACAG GATCTCGTACTGCTCAGCAGACGCAGCGAACGCTCGTGTCTTCGCCGTGGTAGAAGGGAAGCCGGCGGGCGGGTCGGCTGAGAACCACGTGGTGCATGTCTTTGTATGCACCAGGAGGAAGCATGCGAGGGCTCTCGCGTTGTCACTGGCACATGCGTTTAATGATGCTTATCAG GAATGGCAGGCGAATCTCAATCAAGGCAGCTCGCTGGGATCCGACAATAAACGCTTAGCTCCTTGG GTTCGATTCCAAGAAGAATCGGATGATGAGTTGGACACAGAAGATTGGCAGTCCCCCGCCCCACTGGTGTCATTCGCATAG
- the LOC110380516 gene encoding inhibitor of growth protein 5, giving the protein MTSALYLEHYLDSLQHLPIELQRNFKLMRDLDDRAHGLMRTIDLMADELLPNIPKMDEETKKEKVNTIQGLFNKAKEYGDDKVQLAIQTYELVDKHIRRLDSDLARFESEIQEKVMSARAAQQAAADQEPNAATVKKGRKKNKMNDKTTATTGKKKRAGASSEDDAVASGRSAAKKKAVRKGATATANASKEQEENADLDSVGGMAHPSDVLDMPVDPNEPTYCLCHQVSYGEMIGCDNPDCPIEWFHFACVDLKIKPKGKWYCPKCTQDRKKK; this is encoded by the coding sequence atgacTTCTGCACTTTATTTAGAGCATTATTTGGATAGTCTTCAGCATCTTCCTATAGAATTACAgagaaattttaaattaatgcgTGATCTAGACGACCGTGCCCACGGACTAATGAGGACAATCGACCTTATGGCTGACGAGTTGTTACCAAATATTCCTAAAATGGACGAGGAGACCAAGAAAGAAAAGGTAAATACAATACAAGGCCTTTTCAATAAGGCTAAGGAGTACGGAGACGATAAAGTACAACTCGCGATTCAGACATATGAGTTGGTTGACAAGCACATACGTCGCCTTGACTCTGACCTCGCGCGGTTCGAATCTGAGATACAGGAGAAAGTAATGAGCGCACGTGCGGCTCAGCAGGCTGCCGCCGACCAGGAGCCCAACGCAGCCACCGTCAAgaagggcaggaagaagaacaAGATGAACGACAAGACCACAGCTACAACAGGTAAAAAGAAGCGCGCTGGAGCGTCCAGCGAGGATGACGCCGTCGCGTCTGGCAGGTCGGCCGCCAAGAAAAAGGCGGTTCGCAAGGGTGCAACTGCCACTGCCAATGCATCTAAAGAACAAGAAGAAAATGCAGATTTGGATTCAGTTGGTGGCATGGCACATCCAAGTGACGTTCTGGACATGCCTGTCGATCCTAACGAGCCTACCTACTGCCTGTGTCATCAAGTGTCATACGGGGAGATGATAGGTTGTGATAACCCTGACTGTCCTATTGAGTGGTTCCACTTTGCCTGTGTTGACCTTAAAATCAAGCCTAAAGGTAAATGGTACTGCCCTAAGTGTACACAGGACAGAAAGAAGAAATGA